In Pseudomonadota bacterium, a single window of DNA contains:
- the smc gene encoding chromosome segregation protein SMC — MKLKSLEISGFKSFIDKANIEFPAGVCAIVGPNGCGKSNIVDALKWVMGEQSVKQLRGKSMEDVIFAGANGKPQLNMAEVSLTLANDNGSAPEELKDFAEIMLTRRLYRSGESEYYLNKRPCRLKDIHNIFLGSGLGPRSYAVIQQGNIGAIIDAGPQERRVFIEEAAGVTRYNSRKNEALRKVEATNQNLLRVTDIISEINRQMSVLKRQARKAEIYKNLQDRIKKLDTHITIYYFDEYTRLIDETDKILENLRDADSGHISKLQQLDAIVEDIKFKLSQKNQEISEQKSSVFEIQRNTDRLENDLLHLRDNEKRLITEVSELESARTVLVERNEKILSEISNVESQTVSVKDEITNTYDKLEAERDASLNSRNRLAELTRELDACKTNLMNLIAHEARYKNIYQNASTNKENLKRRLKRADEEYALATKNVSEISATESKAKEDLELYRQKIDEIVEEESGIKQQLEEKSKLLGAKIKTVQNLDMERNKLRSAYTTLKKMEDNFEWYKDGVKAIMTHCRGGEGLESTVPGVVTELMADIIEPEPSYETAVEAALGEYLQYVVVEDQNTCRSHIEYLQENRAGRSGFVPVSSIKQLQCEHYKKPDSSKLLLNHVFVKPGFEKTVETLLGHVVVAQDINEALHIFNSNGAFQAVVTKNGEMISHNGTVAGGSSDSFSGILAKKNEIKELEKQISGIEHNIEEARVVQKALESELKSAEIAMQKLKEREHRARQDENEAEKFLYKTSEELKHAKRHYEIVQLEQEQLMGEESDIDEEIKKYNEALLKVENEVSHAREEVNMISGKIETASAELADYDKKIVDLKLNLTSLNAKFENGNNSLNRLKEFHHDGIRQMETAERDIVEKANKIETSKQKIAENENTLSGMYEKAQILGKALKNNEDDYNTIDVRQKEHDELITSVKNEREQTLEKLRLLENEQSQRRIQTENIAKRFEDRYQIILYEARTDCESLEDISSSTVKEMEEELEQNKRKSGDFTDVNLGAIKEYEELEERFNFLNKQREDLVKAIEDLHKVIKKINKISQERFLETFNEVNKKIGEVFPSLFEGGSASLILTEPDKPLETGVEYMIHPPGKKLTRMSLMSGGEKALSAIAFIFAIFLLKPASFCIMDEIDAPLDESNVYRFNNLLKIIGEKSQIVMITHNKRSMEFADMLFGITMEHMGVSKIVSVNLERRDAIINQN, encoded by the coding sequence ATGAAACTTAAATCGCTTGAGATAAGCGGATTTAAATCCTTTATAGACAAAGCCAATATTGAGTTTCCTGCCGGTGTATGTGCAATTGTCGGCCCCAATGGATGCGGCAAAAGTAATATTGTTGATGCACTCAAATGGGTTATGGGCGAGCAGAGCGTTAAACAGCTGCGTGGAAAATCCATGGAAGACGTAATATTTGCGGGTGCAAACGGAAAGCCGCAGTTAAACATGGCTGAAGTAAGTCTGACGCTTGCAAATGATAATGGCTCAGCCCCTGAAGAACTCAAAGATTTTGCTGAAATTATGCTGACAAGACGTCTTTACCGTTCGGGTGAGAGCGAATATTATCTAAATAAGAGACCCTGCCGCCTTAAAGACATCCATAATATTTTCTTAGGCAGCGGGCTTGGCCCAAGATCATATGCTGTAATACAGCAGGGAAATATTGGCGCAATTATTGACGCGGGCCCTCAGGAAAGAAGAGTTTTTATAGAAGAAGCCGCTGGAGTTACCCGCTATAACAGCAGAAAAAATGAAGCTTTGCGAAAAGTGGAAGCTACAAACCAGAACCTTTTGCGCGTAACGGATATTATTTCCGAAATTAACCGGCAGATGTCGGTATTAAAACGTCAGGCAAGAAAGGCCGAAATCTACAAGAATCTGCAGGATCGGATTAAAAAACTCGATACTCATATTACGATTTATTATTTTGATGAATATACGAGATTGATTGATGAAACAGATAAAATTCTGGAAAACTTGAGGGATGCCGATTCAGGCCATATATCCAAACTGCAACAACTGGATGCGATTGTAGAAGACATAAAATTTAAATTAAGCCAAAAAAATCAGGAAATCTCAGAGCAAAAATCAAGTGTATTTGAAATTCAGCGCAATACGGACAGGCTTGAAAACGATCTGCTGCACCTTCGCGATAATGAGAAAAGACTTATTACGGAAGTTTCAGAACTCGAATCCGCCCGCACGGTACTTGTTGAAAGAAACGAAAAAATACTTTCCGAAATATCTAATGTTGAATCTCAAACAGTTTCTGTTAAAGATGAAATAACCAATACCTATGACAAGCTGGAAGCAGAACGTGATGCTTCTTTAAACAGCAGAAACCGTTTGGCAGAGCTTACCCGTGAACTTGATGCCTGCAAAACGAATTTGATGAATCTTATCGCTCACGAAGCAAGATATAAGAACATTTATCAAAATGCTTCAACCAATAAAGAAAATTTAAAAAGGCGGCTTAAAAGAGCAGATGAAGAATATGCCCTTGCAACAAAAAATGTATCCGAGATATCGGCCACTGAATCAAAAGCTAAAGAAGATCTTGAATTATACAGGCAAAAAATTGATGAAATTGTAGAAGAAGAATCCGGAATTAAACAACAGCTGGAAGAAAAAAGCAAATTGCTTGGCGCAAAGATAAAAACCGTTCAGAATCTTGACATGGAAAGAAACAAGTTAAGATCCGCTTATACAACTTTAAAGAAGATGGAAGATAATTTCGAGTGGTATAAAGACGGTGTTAAGGCAATAATGACACATTGTCGTGGTGGTGAAGGACTTGAAAGCACTGTGCCGGGTGTTGTAACTGAACTTATGGCCGACATCATAGAGCCGGAGCCATCTTATGAAACCGCAGTGGAAGCAGCACTGGGAGAATATCTTCAATATGTAGTAGTAGAAGACCAGAACACGTGCCGGTCTCATATCGAATACCTTCAGGAAAACAGAGCCGGACGGAGCGGGTTTGTTCCTGTTTCATCCATAAAACAACTGCAATGTGAGCATTACAAAAAACCTGATTCTTCAAAACTTTTGTTAAACCATGTTTTTGTTAAACCGGGTTTTGAAAAAACGGTTGAAACTCTTCTCGGTCATGTTGTTGTTGCGCAAGATATCAATGAAGCTCTCCATATTTTTAACAGTAACGGTGCTTTTCAGGCAGTAGTTACAAAAAATGGTGAGATGATTTCACACAATGGAACGGTAGCAGGCGGAAGCAGCGACAGTTTTTCAGGAATACTTGCCAAGAAAAATGAGATCAAAGAACTGGAAAAACAGATATCCGGTATTGAGCACAATATTGAAGAAGCCCGCGTTGTACAAAAAGCCCTTGAATCAGAATTGAAATCTGCGGAAATTGCCATGCAGAAATTAAAAGAGCGCGAGCACAGGGCCAGGCAGGACGAGAACGAAGCCGAAAAATTTCTTTATAAGACCTCCGAAGAATTAAAACACGCAAAACGCCATTATGAAATTGTTCAGCTTGAACAAGAACAGTTAATGGGTGAAGAAAGCGATATTGATGAAGAAATTAAAAAGTACAATGAGGCGCTGTTAAAAGTTGAAAATGAAGTGTCCCATGCCCGTGAAGAAGTAAACATGATTTCAGGAAAGATAGAAACTGCATCAGCCGAACTTGCTGACTATGATAAAAAAATTGTAGATCTGAAGCTAAATCTTACCTCTTTAAATGCCAAATTTGAAAATGGTAATAACTCATTAAACCGCCTTAAAGAGTTTCATCATGACGGAATCAGGCAGATGGAGACAGCAGAGCGCGATATAGTAGAAAAAGCCAATAAGATAGAAACATCAAAACAAAAGATAGCAGAAAACGAAAACACTCTTTCCGGAATGTACGAAAAGGCTCAGATTTTAGGCAAGGCACTTAAAAACAACGAAGATGATTATAATACCATTGATGTCCGGCAGAAAGAACACGATGAACTTATTACAAGTGTTAAAAATGAGCGGGAACAGACTTTGGAAAAACTGCGGCTGCTTGAAAACGAACAGTCTCAAAGGCGGATACAGACTGAGAATATCGCAAAAAGATTTGAAGATCGCTATCAGATTATTCTTTATGAAGCAAGAACGGATTGTGAATCTTTAGAAGATATTTCTTCTTCCACAGTCAAAGAAATGGAAGAAGAACTTGAGCAAAACAAGAGAAAATCCGGGGATTTTACCGATGTTAATCTCGGTGCAATAAAAGAGTACGAAGAACTTGAAGAGCGGTTTAATTTTCTAAACAAACAGCGTGAAGACCTTGTAAAAGCTATTGAGGACCTTCATAAGGTTATTAAAAAAATAAACAAAATATCGCAGGAGCGGTTTTTGGAAACGTTTAATGAAGTTAATAAAAAAATAGGAGAGGTTTTCCCCAGTCTTTTTGAAGGAGGCAGTGCAAGCCTTATTCTCACAGAACCTGATAAACCATTGGAAACCGGAGTTGAATACATGATACATCCGCCCGGCAAAAAGCTTACCAGAATGAGCCTGATGTCAGGCGGGGAAAAAGCTCTTTCCGCCATAGCTTTTATATTTGCTATATTTCTTCTTAAACCGGCTTCATTTTGTATTATGGACGAAATTGACGCTCCTCTTGATGAATCAAATGTTTATCGATTTAATAACCTTCTTAAGATTATCGGCGAAAAATCACAGATAGTAATGATAACTCACAATAAAAGAAGTATGGAGTTTGCTGACATGCTCTTTGGCATAACTATGGAGCATATGGGCGTTTCCAAGATTGTTTCGGTTAATCTTGAAAGACGGGATGCAATTATAAATCAGAATTAA
- the ftsY gene encoding signal recognition particle-docking protein FtsY: MKLGWFGRKKEKNIPEKEIIKETADEPKKESAGSQEPQKGGIFKRLKERLSKTRHKITDGITNIFSGKKSIDDDMLEELEELLITSDIGVQTATDLINSISKKASSISSPEQLNEILKQEILALINNGIKDPQTITAKPLVIMVVGVNGVGKTTTIGKLASKYAAIGKKVLIVAADTFRAAAVEQLTIWAERAGSEIVKQMHNADPAAVAYDGVEAALARNMDVVIIDTAGRLHTKINLMEELKKIKRSVSKKMPGAPHEILLVLDATTGQNALSQAKLFNEAIGVTGIALTKLDGTAKGGIVISICNSFQLPIQYIGIGESIDDLQAFDPQNFVNALF; this comes from the coding sequence ATGAAATTGGGCTGGTTTGGCAGGAAAAAAGAAAAAAATATACCTGAAAAAGAAATTATAAAAGAAACAGCAGATGAACCAAAGAAGGAGAGTGCAGGTTCACAAGAGCCTCAAAAGGGCGGTATTTTTAAACGTCTTAAGGAGCGGCTTTCAAAAACCCGTCATAAAATAACCGACGGGATTACAAATATATTTTCAGGCAAAAAAAGTATAGACGATGATATGTTAGAAGAGCTTGAAGAACTTCTGATAACATCCGATATAGGTGTCCAGACGGCAACCGACCTTATTAACAGCATATCAAAAAAGGCCTCTTCAATATCTTCACCTGAGCAATTAAATGAGATCCTCAAGCAGGAAATACTTGCTTTAATAAATAACGGGATTAAAGATCCGCAAACAATAACAGCCAAACCGCTTGTGATTATGGTGGTAGGAGTAAATGGAGTAGGAAAAACCACAACCATTGGAAAACTCGCTTCAAAATATGCGGCTATTGGCAAAAAGGTGCTTATTGTAGCGGCAGACACCTTTCGTGCGGCAGCTGTTGAGCAGCTCACAATCTGGGCCGAAAGGGCGGGATCTGAAATAGTAAAGCAAATGCATAATGCCGATCCTGCTGCAGTAGCATATGACGGTGTTGAAGCGGCTTTGGCAAGAAACATGGATGTTGTTATTATAGACACCGCCGGAAGGCTTCATACAAAGATAAATCTTATGGAAGAGCTGAAAAAAATCAAACGGTCGGTTTCAAAAAAAATGCCGGGTGCTCCGCATGAAATACTACTTGTGCTTGATGCTACAACCGGTCAGAATGCTTTATCCCAGGCAAAGCTTTTTAATGAAGCAATTGGAGTAACGGGTATTGCGCTTACAAAACTTGATGGAACGGCCAAAGGAGGAATTGTGATTAGCATATGTAATTCCTTTCAATTACCGATCCAATATATAGGAATAGGCGAAAGCATCGATGACTTGCAGGCTTTTGATCCCCAAAATTTTGTTAATGCTCTGTTTTGA
- a CDS encoding HU family DNA-binding protein, whose product MTKAELVDKAAEDAGITKTAAAATLNSIMDSIAKTLKKKDGKVTLVGFGTFTKVRRKARKGRNPQTGEPIKIKACTVVKFRPGKKLRE is encoded by the coding sequence ATGACAAAAGCAGAATTAGTGGACAAGGCAGCAGAAGATGCCGGAATTACCAAAACAGCGGCAGCAGCTACGCTCAACTCAATCATGGACAGTATTGCAAAAACTCTTAAGAAAAAAGACGGCAAAGTTACTCTAGTTGGTTTTGGTACTTTTACAAAAGTCCGCAGGAAAGCCCGCAAAGGCCGTAATCCTCAAACAGGTGAACCTATTAAAATCAAAGCTTGTACAGTTGTTAAGTTTCGGCCCGGCAAGAAGCTCAGAGAATAA
- a CDS encoding acylphosphatase — protein sequence MTDKICIRVMISGRVQGVCFRMETKRVADSFNVSGWVKNNKDGTVEAVFEGEKKAVESVVRWCEKGPSLSKVSRVDMREEDYNGEFRGFDIIYR from the coding sequence ATGACAGATAAAATCTGTATCAGGGTCATGATCTCAGGAAGAGTTCAGGGTGTTTGTTTCAGGATGGAAACCAAAAGGGTTGCAGACAGTTTTAATGTTTCAGGATGGGTAAAAAACAACAAAGATGGTACTGTTGAGGCTGTTTTTGAAGGAGAAAAGAAAGCTGTAGAATCTGTAGTAAGATGGTGCGAAAAAGGCCCCTCCCTTTCAAAGGTTAGCCGTGTTGATATGAGAGAAGAAGATTATAATGGTGAATTCAGAGGGTTTGATATAATTTACAGATAA
- the kaiC gene encoding circadian clock protein KaiC, with the protein MNEIEAGIGIEKIETGIEGFDMISEGGLPKGRTTLIAGTSGSAKTVFAVQFLSEGIIKKDEPGVFVTFEEPPVDIRKNVISLGWDVDRWEQEGKWAFVDASPVVGEDHIIAGEYDLGALLARIEYAVQKIGARRISMDSLGSIFGRFTEPGLVRNELFKIAAAVKQMGVTAIITAERTQEYGDIARFGIEEFVADNVIILRNVLESEKRRRTMEILKFRGTSHQKGEYPFTVIKNVGIVAIPLSGIELKQRSSTVRISSGNIDIDKMCGGGFFRDSVILVSGATGCGKTMLSAGFAAEAANNNQKALILAFEESRQQLFRNATGWGIDFEQMEKDETLKVVCRYPEAEGLEDHLILIKSIIRDFKPHRVIVDSLSALERVSTVKGFREFVIALTSFIKHQEVAGLFTSTTGELMGGTSVTEAHISTITDTIILLRYVEMFGEMRRGITVLKMRGSMHNKDIREFNIDGEGMHIGKAFSNVTGILSGHPVFAAPEEADRMKDLFK; encoded by the coding sequence ATGAATGAGATCGAAGCCGGAATTGGCATAGAAAAAATCGAGACGGGCATTGAAGGATTCGACATGATCAGTGAGGGCGGGCTTCCGAAAGGTCGGACCACACTGATTGCCGGCACCTCAGGAAGCGCCAAGACAGTATTTGCAGTCCAGTTTCTTTCCGAAGGGATCATCAAAAAAGATGAGCCGGGCGTTTTTGTCACCTTCGAGGAGCCGCCCGTGGATATCCGCAAGAACGTGATCTCGTTGGGCTGGGATGTTGACAGGTGGGAGCAGGAAGGAAAATGGGCCTTTGTGGATGCCTCTCCTGTAGTGGGAGAAGACCATATCATTGCCGGAGAATACGACCTCGGGGCACTGCTGGCCCGCATCGAATATGCGGTGCAAAAGATCGGTGCCCGGCGGATCAGCATGGATTCCCTCGGGTCGATCTTCGGAAGGTTCACGGAACCTGGACTTGTGAGAAATGAACTCTTCAAAATTGCCGCTGCAGTGAAACAGATGGGTGTAACCGCCATCATCACAGCCGAGCGCACCCAGGAATACGGAGATATCGCGCGGTTCGGCATCGAAGAGTTTGTCGCCGACAACGTGATTATCCTGCGCAATGTTCTTGAGTCGGAAAAACGCCGCCGTACCATGGAGATTCTCAAATTCCGCGGCACCAGCCACCAGAAGGGGGAGTATCCCTTTACAGTGATCAAGAACGTCGGCATTGTTGCCATACCGCTGTCGGGAATTGAACTGAAACAGCGCTCTTCCACCGTCCGCATCAGCTCCGGAAATATCGATATAGACAAGATGTGCGGCGGCGGGTTTTTCCGCGACTCCGTCATCCTGGTATCCGGCGCCACTGGCTGCGGCAAGACCATGCTCTCCGCCGGGTTTGCGGCGGAAGCCGCGAATAACAACCAGAAGGCACTTATATTGGCCTTTGAGGAAAGCCGTCAGCAGCTTTTCCGCAACGCCACCGGCTGGGGAATAGACTTTGAACAAATGGAAAAAGACGAAACTCTCAAGGTGGTATGCCGGTATCCGGAAGCGGAAGGACTGGAGGATCATCTGATTCTCATCAAGAGCATCATCCGTGACTTCAAACCCCACCGGGTAATCGTGGACTCGCTCTCTGCACTGGAGCGCGTTTCTACCGTAAAGGGGTTCCGGGAATTTGTTATCGCCCTCACATCCTTCATCAAGCATCAGGAGGTTGCGGGACTCTTCACATCCACCACCGGCGAACTCATGGGAGGAACATCGGTTACGGAGGCGCACATTTCCACCATTACCGACACCATCATCCTCCTGCGGTACGTGGAGATGTTCGGAGAAATGCGCCGGGGGATCACGGTGCTCAAGATGCGGGGCTCCATGCACAACAAGGATATCAGGGAGTTTAACATTGACGGCGAAGGTATGCACATCGGCAAGGCGTTCAGCAATGTTACCGGAATACTCTCAGGCCATCCTGTTTTTGCCGCACCGGAAGAAGCAGACCGGATGAAAGACCTTTTTAAATAA
- the kaiB gene encoding circadian clock protein KaiB, producing MNKFKLRLYITGKTPKSERAIANLKEICEKELDGLYELSIIDVLESPQLAEDEKILATPTLIKDLPPPLKRIIGDLSDSEKVLLGLDLLPARDNTKKGDKR from the coding sequence ATGAATAAGTTCAAGTTACGGTTGTACATAACCGGAAAAACGCCAAAATCGGAGCGCGCCATCGCGAACCTGAAAGAAATTTGCGAAAAGGAGCTGGACGGTCTCTATGAACTCTCGATCATAGATGTTCTGGAGAGTCCCCAACTTGCAGAGGATGAAAAGATTCTCGCCACACCGACCTTGATCAAAGACCTGCCGCCACCCCTCAAGCGGATCATCGGCGACCTATCCGATTCGGAGAAGGTCCTCCTCGGACTCGACCTTTTGCCTGCCAGGGACAACACAAAAAAAGGAGATAAACGATGA
- a CDS encoding PAS domain S-box protein — protein sequence MTTKGLMNKKNTFKNDLIHDRIKYLRENTDFVSAVFDSLIGYAIIASDFDGNIIAYNEGAHQIYGYAPDEVIGKKNIESFFPAEFIAKGRFQMVVSELLEKGRVACEAEKIRKDGSMFPARVLFTLTTDKNGRNVGFVEIVEDLTERKLAEELTQQARENAARVERLETELRSLAGLSSPPPTGVTARMYGVVSLQDGFPDTFRKLTENYAELMELALEQQAYRVKHDISGRLSTMAETLGFHRAGPRDVVDIHTTALKKKSRAAPTIEKKKAYSGEGWIMVLELMGYLASFYRNRAQGAGQKTEKT from the coding sequence ATGACAACAAAGGGATTAATGAATAAAAAAAATACTTTCAAAAATGATCTTATTCATGACAGGATAAAGTATCTTCGGGAAAATACCGATTTTGTATCCGCCGTCTTTGACAGCCTCATCGGGTATGCGATCATTGCCTCGGATTTCGACGGCAACATCATTGCCTACAATGAAGGGGCGCATCAGATATACGGTTATGCACCCGACGAGGTCATCGGCAAAAAAAATATAGAAAGCTTTTTCCCGGCAGAATTTATCGCAAAAGGCCGCTTTCAAATGGTTGTTTCCGAACTTCTCGAAAAGGGACGGGTTGCCTGTGAGGCGGAAAAGATCCGCAAAGATGGATCTATGTTTCCGGCCCGGGTACTCTTTACCCTGACAACCGACAAAAACGGCCGAAACGTGGGTTTTGTCGAAATAGTGGAAGATCTGACGGAACGTAAATTGGCGGAAGAACTGACCCAACAGGCACGGGAGAACGCGGCGCGCGTAGAGCGGCTGGAGACGGAATTGCGTTCCCTGGCCGGCCTTTCCTCCCCTCCCCCAACCGGCGTAACAGCCCGGATGTACGGCGTGGTGAGCTTGCAGGACGGGTTCCCCGATACTTTCCGTAAGCTTACGGAAAATTATGCAGAGCTGATGGAGCTTGCGTTAGAGCAGCAGGCCTACAGGGTTAAGCACGATATATCAGGGCGCCTTAGCACTATGGCCGAAACGCTCGGTTTTCACAGGGCCGGGCCACGTGATGTTGTTGATATCCACACGACCGCGCTGAAGAAGAAAAGCCGGGCAGCCCCAACCATAGAAAAAAAGAAGGCATACAGCGGAGAAGGATGGATCATGGTTCTGGAGCTGATGGGATATCTGGCGTCGTTCTATCGCAACCGTGCGCAGGGCGCAGGGCAAAAAACGGAAAAAACGTGA